In Oryza sativa Japonica Group chromosome 2, ASM3414082v1, the following are encoded in one genomic region:
- the LOC4328955 gene encoding uncharacterized protein: protein MDAVELPLPAKVDFGKILTPAAVEGLEGGGGGGGGGGGGGDVLRRCADADRRHGDVKQHNQNVDSISSYRIKGTSSEVPMQKSLALGIKSENNGKRDYIGTETGQALHKQDSKVLTKKTIKLDAPPCSKRPKLEPVQITRETESKSHDFLLQKNVPELMQCTPSEKSRLLKQKRIYDPKRIDKKNFRSGARSKYDCFTSRASLGNFDPCLGNNTLGTHGLRSDIRDITNHIENLSLSELLNGTYKYSSLGREKGKKVLRTKDELLVSVRKAFSMLSGRDSYSKDPNFLLSPKLPTASTSSCDGKDQCTDKPMKGPSQMEVCDSTIHCPKDILNRLTLPQGQDLDSLLSPGCESSAAVKPSLPSVTTHGASLPPFPWSHSQAGGYRPGADCGKHGSSRSNTQWQWVRVGSNLTALDSEDPSVHKIDDLLQEMDTAKTSIMDSYGKQSSLCCTESTSGSLGQIIQSRKKLNGHNPQQLFSMDNVDSSDSFQKNDNESFLLRTPQASPKVLQAAEILCDMRSSMDVWSPQVFSNGTIKWPKSPSEKVMKARKPSSPFGTAESSSGSRNSDAARAGNNHSTKKIVDRKNDSVRMNNPGKGSIRWPVPIEDGASPVKSERGLVLDMRQNHVNAARHPNQVSSQAKEYENQQKLRKATLTSSLGSAGDWNRDRNKRM, encoded by the exons ATGGATGCCGTCGAGCTGCCTCTTCCGGCCAAGGTGGATTTCGGGAAGATTTTGACTCCCGCTGCGGTGGAGGGGCtcgagggagggggaggaggaggaggcggcggcggcgggggtggggatGTTTTGAGGCGCTGCGCAGATGCGGATCGACGGCACGGTG ATGTGAAGCAGCACAATCAGAATGTAGATAGCATTTCATCCTACAGAATTAAAGGGACTTCTTCAGAAGTCCCTATGCAGAAATCTCTTGCCCTTGGCATCAAGTCTGAAAACAATGGTAAGCGGGATTATATTGGAACTGAAACTGGTCAAGCCTTGCATAAGCAAGATAGCAAAGTACTGACGAAAAAGACCATAAAGTTGGATGCTCCACCATGTTCGAAAAGGCCAAAGCTAGAGCCAGTACAAATCACTAGAGAGACTGAATCAAAGAGCCATGATTTCTTGTTGCAGAAAAATGTGCCTGAATTGATGCAATGCACACCATCCG AAAAATCTCGTCTGCTGAAGCAGAAGCGCATTTATGATCCAAAGAGAATTGATAAGAAGAATTTTAGGTCTGGTGCCAGGTCTAAATATGATTGTTTCACATCAAGGGCCAGTTTAGGAAATTTTGATCCTTGCTTGGGAAACAACACGCTTG GGACTCATGGTCTTAGATCCGATATCCGTGACATCACAAATCACATTGAGAACCTCTCATTGAGTGAACTTCTCAATGGAACTTACAAATATTCCAGCTtaggaagagaaaaaggaaagaaagttTTGCGCACAAAAGATGAACTTCTAGTCTCTGTCAGAAAAGCTTTTTCCATGCTATCTGGCAGGGACAGTTATAGTAAGGATCCTAACTTCCTCCTGAGCCCTAAACTTCCTACAGCAAGCACGTCCAGCTGTGATGGCAAAGACCAATGTACTGACAAACCAATGAAG GGCCCTTCACAAATGGAGGTCTGTGATTCCACAATTCATTGTCCAAAAGATATCCTAAACCGTTTAACACTTCCCCAAGGACAGGATCTAGACTCTCTTTTATCACCTGGATGTGAGAGTTCTGCTGCAGTTAAGCCTTCTTTACCTTCCGTGACAACTCATGGAGCTAGTTTGCCACCATTTCCTTGGTCGCACTCACAAGCGGGAGGGTATCGACCAGGTGCTGACTGTGGTAAACATGGGTCGAGTAGGAGTAACACCCAATGGCAGTGGGTGAGAGTTGGAAGCAATCTCACTGCTCTAGATAGTGAAGATCCGTCTGTGCATAAAATTGATGATCTTCTTCAAGAAATGGATACGGCAAAAACATCTATAATGGATTCGTATGGCAAACAATCTAGTTTATGCTGCACGGAATCAACTTCTGGTTCCCTTGGACAAATTATTCAatcaagaaaaaagttgaaTGGGCATAATCCACAGCAACTATTCTCCATGGACAATGTAGATTCGTCAGATAGCTTCCAGAAGAATGATAACGAATCTTTTCTTCTAAGAACACCTCAAG CATCACCAAAGGTATTGCAGGCTGCTGAGATCCTATGTGACATGAGAAGCAGCATGGATGTTTGGAGTCCGCAGGTATTCAGCAATGGGACAATCAAGTGGCCAAAGTCACCTTCTGAGAAGGTTATGAAGGCCCGCAAGCCTTCATCCCCATTTGGTACAGCCGAGAGCTCATCTGGATCTCGGAATAGTGATGCAGCTCGTGCCGGAAATAATCACTCCACCAAGAAAATAGTTGATAGGAAGAATGATTCTGTACGCATGAATAACCCTGGGAAAGGATCTATTAGGTGGCCTGTTCCTATTGAAGATGGCGCATCTCCTGTCAAGTCTGAGAGAGGGCTTGTGCTTGATATGAGGCAAAACCATGTCAATGCTGCAAGGCATCCGAATCAGGTGTCATCGCAGGCAAAGGAGTATGAGAACCAGCAGAAGCTGAGGAAAGCAACATTGACCTCATCTCTAGGATCTGCAGGAGATTGGAATAGGGACAGGAACAAGAGAATGTGA
- the LOC107276106 gene encoding late embryogenesis abundant protein At1g64065: MDTDDAAKSPSPRLRVALLACGIASAAVAAAVLLAVTLTVFRVREPVMTMNAISVKGFGGAAPGGGGGSSPLWMTVVADVSVRNPNAASLRYAGSKTAVYYRAARVGGASGPPGTARARRTVRLNVTVSVAVGALLGDPGFLGDVAAGAVAVTTATTVRGRVAVLGGVVRRRVVLEMNCTATVAVADMSIRNQSCLQRVWL; encoded by the coding sequence ATGGACACCGACGACGCCGCGAAGTCTCCCTCGCCGCGCCTCCGCGTCGCGCTCCTCGCCTGCGGCATtgcgtccgccgccgtcgccgccgccgtcctgctCGCCGTGACGCTCACCGTCTTCCGCGTCCGCGAGCCCGTCATGACGATGAACGCCATCTCCGTCAAGGGcttcggcggcgcggcgccgggaggaggaggagggtcgTCGCCGCTGTGGATGACCGTGGTGGCGGACGTGTCGGTGAGGAACCCGAACGCGGCGTCGCTGCGGTACGCGGGGAGCAAGACGGCGGTGTACTACCGCGCGGCGAGGGTGGGCGGCGCGTCGGGCCCTCCAGGAACGGCGCGCGCCAGGCGCACGGTGCGGCTGAACGTGACGGTTAGCGTCGCCGTCGGGGCGCTCCTGGGGGACCCGGGGTTCCTCGGCGACGTCGCGGCGGGCGCCGTCGCGGTGACCACGGCCACGACGGTGCGCGGGCGCGTGGCGGTGCTCGGCGGCGTGGTGCGCCGGCGCGTGGTGCTGGAGATGAACTGCACGgcgaccgtcgccgtcgccgacatgTCCATCCGCAACCAGAGCTGCCTGCAGAGAGTGTGGTTGTGA
- the LOC4328956 gene encoding reticulon-like protein B2 produces MAEPAGEAAPQADGVSEEAAARPRGFRLLGGDKSVHQALGGGKAADVLLWKDKKISAAVIGGATVLWVLFEVVDYHFLTLISHVLIGVLAILFLWSKATIFIKKSPPNIPEVKISEDLAVNVALALRTDINQALHLLREISLGHDLMKFLGVIVALWILSEIGSLCDFLTLFYVAVLMLHTVPILYHKYQDKVDHFAGKAHVELSRQYSVLDAKVLSKIPRGPAKDKKQN; encoded by the exons ATGGCTGAGCCCGCTGGGGAGGCGGCCCCGCAGGCGGACGGCGTctcggaggaggcggcggcgaggccgaggggGTTTAGGCTTCTTGGGGGGGACAAGTCCGTGCACCAGGCTCTCGGCGGTGGTAAAG CTGCTGATGTACTTTTGTGGAAAGACAAGAAGATCTCTGCTGCAGTGATAGGTGGCGCAACTGTGTTGTGGGTTCTCTTTGAAGTTGTTGATTACCATTTCCTCACTCTGATATCTCATGTCCTGATCGGTGTACTGGCCATCTTGTTCTTATGGTCCAAGGCAACCATCTTCATCAAGAA GAGTCCACCTAATATTCCAGAAGTGAAGATATCTGAAGATCTTGCTGTGAATGTTGCACTAGCACTGCGCACTGACATCAACCAAGCACTTCACTTGCTTCGGGAGATTTCTCTAGGGCATGACCTGATGAAGTTTTTAGGC GTGATCGTTGCTCTCTGGATTCTTTCTGAAATTGGAAGCCTCTGTGATTTCCTGACCCTGTTTTACGTTG cTGTCTTGATGCTCCATACAGTGCCGATCTTGTATCACAAGTATCAGGACAAGGTTGATCATTTTGCTGGGAAGGCGCATGTGGAACTCAGCAGGCAGTACTCTGTTCTCGACGCAAAGGTTCTCAGCAAGATACCTAGGGGTCCAGCAAAAGATAAGAAGCAGAACTAG
- the LOC4328957 gene encoding N-(5'-phosphoribosyl)anthranilate isomerase 1, chloroplastic, with amino-acid sequence MAAAAQATVAPSISSVARQPQRFPAPSTSGNSKFPLFKTSCLAMSHGLVSNTAVSSQPNDGAAKLIQPVVKMCGITSAKDAETALEAGAKLIGMILWPNSKRSVALAEAKEISRVAQSYGAESVGVFVDDDEETILRVSDSCDLNLVQLHGDESRSLLHVLSKNNRIIYVLNANDDGKLINALPDEKYELDWFLVDSAKGGSGKGFNWQKFQMPSVRSKNGWLLAGGLHADNVCDAFYALKPNGVDVSSGICAPDGIRKDPTRISSFMRNVKSLGRSQ; translated from the exons ATGGCGGCCGCGGCTCAAG cgACGGTGGCGCCATCAATCTCGTCAGTAGCCAGGCAACCTCAGCGATTCCCTGCACCGAGTACTAGTG GGAATTCGAAATTTCCTCTATTTAAAACATCATGCTTGGCAATGAGCCATGGCCTTGTATCCAATACTGCTGTGTCTTCACAACCAAATGATGGAGCTGCTAAACTCATCCAGCCTGTAGTCAAAATGTGTGGCATCACATCAGCTAAAGATGCAGAAACGGCTTTGGAGGCCGGAGCTAAACTTATTGGCATGATACTCTGGCCAAACTCCAAGCGTTCTGTTGCGTTAGCAGAAGCAAAAGAAATATCAAGAGTAGCACAGTCTTATGGGGCTGAATCAGTTGGTGTCTTTGTGGATGATGATGAAGAGACCATCTTACGAGTGTCTGATTCATGTGACCTTAATCTAGTGCAG CTTCATGGAGATGAATCTCGTTCATTACTTCATGTGCTATCGAAGAACAATCGCATCATTTATGTTCTAAATGCCAATGACGACGGAAAGCTTATCAACGCTCTTCCTGATGAAAAATATGAGCTTGATTGGTTCTTGGTGGATAGTGCCAAAGGTGGAAG TGGCAAGGGATTCAACTGGCAGAAGTTTCAGATGCCGTCTGTTCGAAGCAAGAATGGGTGGCTTTTAGCTGGAGGCCTTCACGCTGATAATGTTTGTGATGCCTTTTATGCCCTGAAACCAAATGGAGTGGATGTTAGCAGTGGAATATGTGCTCCTGATGGTATCAGAAAAGATCCCACGAGGATTTCTTCTTTCATGAGAAATGTTAAATCCTTGGGCAGATCACAATGA